One segment of Rhodopirellula baltica SH 1 DNA contains the following:
- a CDS encoding porin: MCGCEPVGGCDTGCENEVTCGCETVGCLGDCGCNAGCDSGCDSLCGGGLGSCLPGLGDCCLDDPYTLFGDVCGIEVGGWASIGYHTKALPLFNSRPDNVQLHQAWLYAEKAIDTSCGFDIGGRIDYVYGTDGPDTQAFGINNGHWDNDWDNGGDYGHAIPQLYTEMGYGDLSVKVGHFFTIIGWEVVAAPDNFFYSHAYTMYNSEPFTHTGALATYNVSDDLSVFGGYTMGWDSGFEDNGDNFLGGFSAGLTDDLTLTYATTIGRFGEDNAGGVEQGYMHSIVADYAVSDNLQYIIQSDLLDTEDETGATARDTFGINQYLVYSVNDCLSLGGRFEWYQNEGVFDDGNNTGSDVYALTTGINYRPHANVLIRPEVRWDWVDGDTTGILENDDDDQTTFGFDTIFTF; this comes from the coding sequence GTGTGTGGTTGTGAGCCTGTTGGCGGCTGCGACACCGGTTGCGAGAACGAAGTGACTTGCGGTTGCGAAACCGTCGGCTGCTTGGGCGACTGTGGCTGCAACGCAGGTTGCGACAGCGGTTGTGATTCGCTCTGCGGCGGTGGCCTCGGAAGCTGCTTGCCCGGTTTGGGCGACTGCTGCTTGGATGACCCTTACACGCTGTTCGGCGATGTTTGTGGCATCGAAGTCGGTGGATGGGCGTCGATCGGCTACCACACGAAGGCGTTGCCTTTGTTCAACAGCCGTCCCGACAACGTTCAGCTGCACCAAGCATGGTTGTACGCTGAAAAAGCCATCGACACTTCGTGTGGCTTCGACATCGGTGGACGTATCGATTACGTCTACGGTACCGACGGACCTGACACGCAAGCGTTCGGGATCAACAACGGTCACTGGGACAACGACTGGGACAACGGTGGCGACTACGGTCACGCCATTCCTCAGCTGTACACAGAAATGGGCTACGGCGACCTGTCGGTCAAAGTGGGTCACTTCTTCACGATCATCGGTTGGGAAGTCGTTGCCGCTCCGGATAACTTCTTCTACAGCCACGCCTACACGATGTACAACAGCGAGCCATTCACCCACACCGGTGCATTGGCAACGTACAACGTCTCGGATGACCTGAGCGTCTTTGGTGGATACACCATGGGCTGGGACAGCGGATTCGAAGACAATGGCGACAACTTCCTGGGCGGGTTCTCGGCCGGTTTGACCGACGACCTGACTCTGACTTACGCAACCACCATCGGTCGCTTCGGCGAAGACAACGCTGGTGGAGTTGAGCAGGGCTACATGCACTCGATCGTTGCTGACTACGCTGTCAGTGACAACTTGCAGTACATCATCCAGTCCGACTTGCTGGACACCGAAGACGAAACTGGTGCCACCGCACGTGACACGTTCGGTATCAACCAGTACTTGGTTTACAGCGTCAACGATTGCTTGTCCTTGGGTGGCCGCTTCGAGTGGTACCAAAACGAAGGCGTCTTCGATGATGGCAACAACACCGGAAGCGACGTCTACGCTCTGACGACTGGTATCAACTACCGTCCTCACGCCAACGTCTTGATTCGTCCCGAAGTTCGCTGGGACTGGGTTGATGGCGACACGACCGGAATCTTGGAAAATGATGACGACGATCAAACCACCTTCGGTTTCGATACGATCTTCACGTTCTAA
- the rpmB gene encoding 50S ribosomal protein L28, translated as MARQCEACGKKVQMGNRIETRGKAKYLGGVGTKITGCTRRKFVPNLQKVHVTLPNGTNKSMRVCTQCIRSGVVRKTVKTKPFDVSGSKKS; from the coding sequence ATGGCACGACAGTGCGAAGCGTGCGGCAAAAAAGTCCAAATGGGCAACCGTATCGAAACCCGGGGTAAAGCGAAGTACTTGGGCGGTGTCGGTACCAAGATCACCGGCTGTACCCGCCGTAAATTTGTCCCCAACCTGCAAAAAGTTCACGTGACATTGCCAAACGGCACCAACAAATCGATGCGAGTTTGCACGCAGTGCATCCGCAGTGGTGTCGTTCGCAAAACGGTGAAAACAAAACCGTTTGACGTCAGCGGCAGCAAAAAGTCCTGA
- a CDS encoding c-type cytochrome domain-containing protein, which translates to MLVTMIQVVSKGISIVSKRNVRRPARRIFAAAMLLAGTAPVTFPGGIAPAAGQETAPRSVAKPLDARSRTIVQSVDMQVKRAGAAYAGGDYETSGDALRKAIKQIEVAGNAESSDLHDALLPMMRRIVNARAMLELEGVTLPPFRIPERPKATAEPMAEASGSDPSSRSATDGVSFVSEVAPILVDKCGGCHIRGSKGGFAMPTFAKLMEGPPEGVVIFPGDVIASRLIETIETGDMPRGGGKVSKEQLDKLKQWVTEGAKFDGPDPTAMLTSLKSGGEPPVTPATPEPAQPAMVGKPTGNETVSFSKDVAPLLVKNCTGCHLDAMQTRGGLRMDTLAQMLRGGDSGSVMKPGDGEASLLVQKLRGSAGDRMPAGGRPPLSDSDIQLISTWISEGAKVDEALVQTPMKVVTAQAWLSAAASSEVSQRRAEIAEDEFRLAGADVNRMQNHQSDHFAVWGEVSPATLETVAESAEAALQQARKFLPQADGSPEDFFHGKASIYVLPKRYDYSEFAKMVEGRNVPAEWQSHWKYDGIRAYVAVVASERASEEEIAERVVAPVASLAVVSRGEGVPRWFAQGLGTAISGGESKRDRNENMRRQAELVTAVGSLKSGKDFLNGKLPPERADRMAVAIAESLLSRQNRRGFDAVLRNLQSGQPFPQAFQAGMNMTPIAYVDAWLQWVK; encoded by the coding sequence ATGTTGGTGACGATGATTCAGGTCGTTTCAAAGGGGATTTCGATCGTTTCAAAACGGAACGTTCGCCGCCCGGCCCGTCGCATTTTCGCGGCGGCGATGTTGCTTGCTGGGACGGCACCGGTGACCTTTCCCGGTGGAATCGCTCCGGCCGCTGGACAAGAAACCGCTCCGCGATCGGTCGCCAAACCGCTGGATGCGAGATCGCGAACGATTGTTCAGTCGGTCGATATGCAGGTGAAGCGAGCCGGTGCCGCGTATGCCGGTGGCGACTACGAGACGTCCGGTGATGCTCTTCGCAAAGCGATCAAGCAGATCGAAGTGGCCGGCAACGCCGAGTCGTCTGACCTGCACGATGCATTGCTGCCGATGATGCGCCGAATCGTCAACGCTCGAGCGATGCTGGAGCTGGAAGGCGTCACGCTGCCACCATTCCGAATTCCGGAACGGCCCAAGGCAACGGCAGAGCCAATGGCCGAGGCATCGGGCTCGGATCCTTCAAGCCGGTCCGCCACTGATGGGGTCAGTTTCGTCTCGGAGGTTGCACCGATCTTGGTCGACAAGTGCGGCGGTTGTCACATTCGCGGCAGCAAAGGTGGGTTCGCGATGCCAACGTTTGCCAAGTTGATGGAAGGGCCCCCCGAGGGAGTCGTGATTTTTCCTGGTGACGTGATCGCCAGTCGATTGATCGAAACGATCGAAACCGGCGACATGCCTCGCGGAGGAGGAAAAGTCAGTAAGGAGCAATTGGACAAATTGAAGCAATGGGTGACAGAAGGAGCCAAGTTTGACGGCCCCGATCCCACCGCGATGCTGACCAGCCTGAAGAGCGGCGGGGAGCCTCCCGTCACGCCCGCAACGCCAGAGCCCGCTCAGCCCGCAATGGTCGGGAAGCCAACCGGCAATGAAACCGTATCGTTCTCGAAGGACGTCGCACCGCTGTTGGTTAAAAACTGCACCGGTTGCCACTTGGACGCGATGCAGACCCGTGGCGGTTTGCGGATGGACACCCTTGCTCAAATGCTTCGCGGCGGTGACAGCGGATCGGTGATGAAGCCCGGTGACGGAGAAGCAAGCTTGCTAGTTCAGAAACTTCGCGGGAGTGCTGGCGATCGAATGCCTGCCGGTGGGCGTCCTCCTCTTTCTGACAGTGATATTCAGTTGATTTCAACGTGGATCAGCGAAGGTGCCAAAGTGGACGAAGCTCTTGTGCAAACTCCAATGAAGGTCGTCACTGCTCAGGCTTGGTTGTCCGCGGCGGCTTCCTCCGAGGTCAGTCAGCGGCGTGCGGAAATTGCCGAAGATGAATTCCGGTTGGCGGGTGCCGATGTCAATCGCATGCAAAATCACCAGAGCGATCACTTCGCGGTTTGGGGGGAAGTTTCGCCGGCAACGCTCGAAACGGTTGCAGAGTCCGCGGAAGCCGCACTGCAGCAGGCTCGTAAGTTCCTGCCCCAGGCGGATGGCTCGCCGGAGGATTTCTTCCATGGCAAAGCTTCGATCTATGTTTTGCCGAAGCGGTATGACTACAGCGAGTTTGCGAAAATGGTCGAAGGTAGGAACGTTCCTGCCGAATGGCAGTCTCACTGGAAGTACGACGGTATCCGCGCGTATGTCGCGGTCGTCGCATCGGAACGAGCGAGCGAAGAGGAAATCGCCGAGCGGGTCGTGGCTCCGGTTGCCAGTCTGGCTGTGGTCAGCCGCGGCGAAGGCGTGCCCCGATGGTTTGCTCAAGGACTTGGGACCGCAATATCGGGTGGCGAATCCAAACGCGATCGAAATGAGAATATGCGACGGCAGGCCGAGTTGGTCACCGCGGTGGGGAGCTTGAAGTCGGGCAAGGATTTCCTCAACGGAAAGCTGCCGCCGGAGCGAGCCGACCGGATGGCCGTCGCGATCGCGGAGTCCTTGTTGTCCAGACAGAATCGCCGGGGCTTCGACGCCGTGTTGCGAAACCTGCAATCGGGGCAGCCGTTTCCGCAGGCATTTCAGGCGGGGATGAACATGACACCGATTGCCTACGTGGATGCTTGGCTGCAATGGGTCAAATGA
- a CDS encoding M20/M25/M40 family metallo-hydrolase produces the protein MSWAAIDESAALDRFLELTRIPGKSGDEAAISAAIEKMLVDAGVDPDWIQSDDAGTKTRLDGNAGNLIVTLPGDDSLPRTLLSAHMDTVPICVGCNPQLRDDDQLGRIVVADGPTGLGADDRSGCAVILSAIVERLSRQAKNPDLKLAPAAVTFLIQEEVGLEGARHLDVSKVGHVDRAFNFDGGALDKIRHGAIGGERVQVTIHGHAAHAGVAPEKGVSAIVIASEAISSLHRNGWLGLVEKDGRRGTANVGVFQGGDATNVITPEVQLRAEARSHDAEFRAEIVSQMRTAIENAVQSVKDVQGRTGSFEFTSRVDYEAFRLAEDHPSVLAATELISQLGRSPQCEVANGGLDANWLMLHGIEAVTLGCGQASIHTVDEYLMVDEFLDACRLAAELIAPA, from the coding sequence ATGTCTTGGGCTGCGATCGATGAGTCCGCTGCCTTGGATCGCTTTCTCGAGCTAACGCGGATTCCTGGTAAGAGTGGCGACGAAGCCGCAATTTCGGCCGCGATTGAGAAAATGCTGGTGGATGCGGGAGTGGATCCGGATTGGATTCAATCCGATGACGCTGGCACCAAGACTCGTTTGGATGGCAACGCGGGCAATTTGATTGTCACGTTGCCAGGCGACGATTCGTTGCCGCGGACGTTGCTTTCCGCTCATATGGATACGGTTCCGATCTGTGTTGGTTGCAATCCACAGCTTCGAGACGATGACCAATTGGGCCGAATTGTCGTGGCCGATGGGCCGACCGGCTTGGGTGCCGATGACCGCAGCGGTTGCGCGGTGATTCTCAGTGCGATCGTCGAGCGACTATCACGGCAGGCAAAGAACCCTGATTTGAAACTGGCTCCTGCCGCAGTCACATTCCTGATTCAGGAAGAGGTCGGGTTGGAGGGGGCTCGTCATTTGGACGTGTCCAAAGTCGGCCATGTTGATCGAGCATTCAATTTTGATGGCGGAGCACTCGATAAAATCCGTCATGGAGCGATCGGTGGCGAACGAGTGCAGGTGACCATTCACGGCCACGCTGCTCATGCCGGCGTGGCTCCCGAGAAAGGCGTCAGTGCGATTGTGATTGCATCCGAAGCGATCAGCAGTCTGCATCGCAACGGTTGGCTGGGACTGGTTGAAAAGGACGGGCGTCGCGGAACCGCGAACGTGGGGGTTTTTCAGGGTGGCGACGCGACGAACGTGATCACGCCAGAAGTACAGCTACGGGCGGAGGCTCGCAGTCACGATGCCGAGTTTCGGGCCGAAATCGTGTCTCAGATGCGAACGGCGATCGAAAATGCGGTTCAGTCGGTCAAGGACGTTCAGGGCCGAACAGGCAGCTTTGAATTCACCAGCCGAGTCGATTATGAAGCGTTTCGATTAGCGGAGGATCATCCGTCAGTTCTGGCGGCAACGGAATTGATTTCGCAATTGGGGCGCTCTCCACAGTGTGAAGTCGCCAATGGCGGTTTGGACGCGAATTGGTTGATGCTGCACGGAATCGAAGCGGTCACATTGGGGTGTGGTCAGGCGTCCATTCATACGGTCGACGAGTACCTGATGGTCGACGAGTTCTTGGACGCGTGTCGATTGGCTGCGGAGTTGATCGCCCCTGCCTGA
- the trhO gene encoding oxygen-dependent tRNA uridine(34) hydroxylase TrhO, whose product MTESHASSVPAELPAESPAEAGAADLPVAVAALYCFTPLPQFESLREPFRQRMSDDGIRGSLLLAGEGINGTIAGPRELMEPFIDWLRSMELDDQATPFRGMDVKWSYCEEIPFRKTKVRLKREIVTMGVSSIDPLRSVGTYIEPQDWNALVDDPDVTLIDTRNDYEIEIGTFEGAINPHTESFREFPKFVEENLDPQKHPKVAMFCTGGIRCEKSTAYLKERGFEEVYHLRGGILNYLEKMPEEDSRWQGECFVFDNRVAVDHQLQAGAYELCHGCGWPLTPEMKQHSDYERGVACSRCAAEVTYEQRKRRRMRQQQLDQGV is encoded by the coding sequence ATGACCGAATCACACGCTTCTTCCGTACCCGCCGAATTGCCCGCCGAATCGCCTGCCGAGGCTGGTGCCGCTGATTTGCCGGTGGCCGTCGCGGCACTGTATTGCTTCACTCCATTGCCACAGTTTGAATCGCTGCGAGAGCCGTTCCGCCAGCGAATGTCAGATGATGGCATTCGGGGATCGTTGTTGCTGGCCGGCGAAGGCATCAATGGAACGATCGCGGGACCTCGAGAGTTGATGGAACCGTTTATCGACTGGCTCCGGTCGATGGAGCTTGATGACCAAGCCACTCCTTTTCGCGGAATGGATGTCAAATGGTCGTACTGCGAAGAGATCCCGTTTCGCAAAACCAAAGTTCGGCTGAAGCGTGAGATCGTAACGATGGGCGTGTCGAGCATTGATCCGCTGCGATCGGTTGGCACCTACATCGAGCCCCAGGATTGGAACGCTTTGGTCGATGATCCGGATGTCACGCTGATCGATACCCGAAACGACTACGAGATCGAGATTGGCACGTTCGAGGGTGCCATCAACCCTCATACGGAATCCTTTCGAGAATTCCCCAAGTTTGTCGAAGAAAACTTGGACCCGCAGAAGCACCCCAAAGTTGCGATGTTTTGTACGGGGGGGATCCGGTGTGAAAAGTCGACCGCGTATCTGAAGGAACGCGGATTCGAAGAGGTGTACCACCTGCGCGGCGGGATTCTGAATTATTTGGAAAAGATGCCCGAAGAGGATTCTCGTTGGCAGGGCGAATGTTTTGTGTTCGACAATCGTGTCGCGGTCGATCACCAATTGCAGGCTGGGGCGTATGAGTTGTGTCACGGATGTGGATGGCCGTTGACCCCGGAAATGAAGCAGCATTCCGATTACGAACGTGGCGTGGCTTGTTCGCGTTGTGCCGCGGAAGTGACCTACGAACAGCGAAAACGTCGACGGATGCGTCAACAACAGCTCGACCAGGGCGTATAA
- the purB gene encoding adenylosuccinate lyase: protein MTETQETPYQNPLIERYASREMAFHWGPQRRFASWRKVWIALAEAEQELGIAITDAQIEQLKSFENKLNLDAAAKYERELRHDVMAHVHAYGDQCPDARGIIHLGATSCFVTDNADLLLIREALELTAKRLAATIDQMAKFAAEHRDLPCLAFTHFQPAQPTTVGKRACLWIYDLVLDLEAIEHRLETLRARSAKGTTGTQASFLELFSGDHDKVRALEKRIAEKLSFESVYAVTGQTYPRKVDAQLLDALSGIGQSLHKIATDIRLLAGRKEVEEPFEKKQIGSSAMAYKRNPMRSERICALGRFVMSLQSSPAMTAATQWMERTLDDSANRRLVIPQAFLAIDAALVLMQNVADGMVVYPATIAKNLGAELPFMATENILMQAVAAGGDRQDLHEQIRVHSQAAALEVKQNAGDNDLLERLKGDENFAGIDLEAAIDPHAYVGRAPQQVDEFMEAIITPIRQRYSGSDSLSVEVTV, encoded by the coding sequence ATGACCGAAACGCAGGAAACTCCGTACCAAAACCCCCTGATTGAGCGTTACGCGTCACGAGAAATGGCGTTTCACTGGGGTCCCCAGCGGCGATTCGCATCCTGGCGAAAGGTCTGGATTGCGCTAGCGGAGGCCGAACAAGAGCTCGGAATCGCAATCACCGATGCCCAAATCGAACAACTGAAGTCGTTCGAAAACAAATTAAATCTGGACGCGGCGGCCAAATACGAACGTGAACTTCGCCACGATGTGATGGCCCACGTCCACGCTTACGGCGATCAGTGCCCGGACGCCCGTGGGATCATCCACCTCGGCGCGACCAGTTGTTTCGTGACCGACAACGCCGACCTGCTGCTGATTCGCGAAGCCCTTGAGCTCACTGCTAAACGCTTGGCGGCCACGATCGACCAAATGGCAAAATTCGCGGCCGAGCACCGCGACCTGCCCTGTCTCGCCTTTACCCACTTTCAACCAGCCCAGCCCACAACGGTCGGCAAGCGAGCATGTTTGTGGATCTACGACCTAGTTCTTGATCTCGAAGCGATCGAACATCGTCTCGAAACTCTGCGTGCACGCTCAGCCAAAGGCACCACTGGAACCCAGGCGAGCTTTTTGGAATTGTTCTCCGGCGACCACGACAAGGTCCGTGCGTTGGAAAAACGAATCGCTGAAAAGCTCTCGTTTGAGTCGGTCTACGCCGTCACCGGACAAACCTACCCTCGCAAAGTCGACGCTCAATTGCTCGACGCCCTGTCCGGGATCGGGCAAAGCCTGCACAAGATCGCCACCGACATCCGCTTGCTGGCCGGTCGCAAAGAAGTCGAAGAGCCGTTTGAGAAGAAGCAAATCGGCAGCTCGGCAATGGCCTACAAACGCAACCCGATGCGGAGCGAGCGAATCTGTGCACTCGGTCGATTTGTCATGAGCCTGCAAAGCAGCCCCGCGATGACCGCAGCGACCCAGTGGATGGAACGCACTCTCGACGACAGCGCCAACCGCCGCTTGGTCATCCCGCAAGCGTTCTTGGCAATCGACGCGGCACTCGTGTTGATGCAAAACGTTGCCGACGGAATGGTCGTCTACCCAGCCACGATCGCAAAAAACTTGGGTGCCGAGCTTCCGTTCATGGCGACCGAGAACATCTTGATGCAAGCGGTCGCTGCGGGCGGTGACCGTCAAGATTTGCACGAGCAAATTCGCGTGCACAGCCAAGCGGCAGCACTAGAAGTCAAACAGAACGCTGGCGACAACGACCTGCTGGAACGTCTCAAAGGCGACGAGAACTTCGCCGGCATCGACTTGGAAGCTGCGATTGATCCGCACGCTTACGTGGGGCGAGCTCCCCAACAAGTCGACGAGTTCATGGAAGCGATCATCACCCCCATCCGCCAGCGTTACTCTGGCAGCGACAGCTTGAGCGTTGAAGTCACGGTCTGA
- a CDS encoding PP2C family protein-serine/threonine phosphatase, producing MKFAEQTHVGMRRANNQDSSAVLIAESAERLNQRGHLFVVADGMGAHAAGELASQIASERISMHYYQSREEAPEHAISEAVHLANAAIYERGQSNPEFLNMGTTASSLVLVNGAAYVAHVGDSRVYRLRQGVLEQLTFDHSLVWEMQASGKVHSDSVFSKSIPKNVITRSLGPSPEVLVDLEGPFDLEVGDRFMVCSDGLTGQIEDDELAVLLDSLDVDKAARVMIDLANLRGGPDNITLIVVEVDDEHLTQNDGAPRKARSLGADEVSSRALIGTTAFCWTGAVGFGLAAALVSPRFVGSAIVAFILGSISAAVWASGVFKPNERRRPLKTRRVRDRNSAGASSNPGMPGQSGAGQGGSSDPALAGDAWDSGESLDIGSGETALGTGPYRRFKANSHEAFLLRMDDVITQLRQTSEERNWMLDWQNVDQLLQQARQATKEQAWGTAVSSYCDATLAAMEQLRKHQDDSASDTVVDL from the coding sequence GTGAAGTTCGCTGAGCAGACCCATGTCGGGATGCGACGTGCGAACAATCAAGATTCATCGGCGGTTTTAATCGCTGAGTCCGCCGAACGTCTGAACCAACGCGGCCACCTGTTCGTTGTCGCCGACGGAATGGGAGCCCACGCGGCCGGTGAGTTGGCGTCGCAGATTGCCAGTGAACGCATTTCGATGCACTACTATCAATCGCGGGAAGAGGCTCCTGAGCACGCGATTTCCGAGGCCGTGCATCTGGCCAATGCCGCGATTTACGAGCGCGGACAGAGCAATCCCGAGTTCCTGAACATGGGGACGACCGCCAGTTCGCTGGTTCTGGTCAATGGTGCCGCCTATGTGGCACACGTCGGAGATTCGCGAGTTTATCGACTTCGGCAGGGCGTGCTTGAGCAATTGACGTTTGATCACTCGCTGGTTTGGGAAATGCAAGCCAGCGGCAAAGTTCACAGCGACAGTGTCTTCAGTAAGTCAATTCCCAAAAACGTGATCACTCGGTCGCTAGGGCCTTCGCCAGAAGTGTTGGTGGATCTGGAGGGGCCGTTTGACCTTGAAGTTGGCGACCGCTTCATGGTTTGCAGTGATGGGCTGACTGGGCAAATCGAAGACGACGAGCTCGCAGTTCTGCTGGATTCGCTCGATGTCGATAAAGCGGCACGGGTGATGATCGACCTGGCCAATTTACGGGGCGGTCCGGACAATATCACGTTGATCGTGGTTGAAGTCGATGATGAGCATCTGACTCAGAATGACGGTGCGCCGCGGAAAGCCCGTTCTCTGGGAGCGGATGAGGTTTCCTCTCGGGCGCTCATTGGAACCACCGCATTTTGTTGGACGGGAGCAGTCGGTTTTGGTTTGGCGGCCGCTCTGGTCAGCCCGCGGTTTGTGGGCTCGGCAATCGTTGCGTTCATCCTGGGGTCAATTTCGGCCGCGGTTTGGGCGAGTGGAGTCTTCAAGCCGAATGAACGCAGGCGACCGCTGAAAACGCGTCGCGTGCGGGACCGGAATTCGGCAGGTGCGTCATCGAACCCCGGGATGCCCGGTCAGTCCGGGGCAGGGCAGGGTGGTTCGAGCGATCCGGCCTTGGCTGGTGATGCCTGGGATTCGGGTGAATCGCTCGATATCGGAAGCGGGGAAACCGCTTTGGGGACCGGGCCTTACCGCCGTTTTAAAGCCAATTCGCATGAAGCGTTCTTGCTTCGAATGGACGATGTGATCACTCAGCTTCGTCAGACTTCCGAAGAGCGAAATTGGATGTTGGACTGGCAAAACGTCGACCAGCTTTTGCAGCAAGCTCGCCAGGCGACGAAAGAACAGGCCTGGGGAACAGCCGTCTCATCGTATTGCGACGCTACTTTGGCGGCGATGGAGCAGTTGCGGAAGCATCAGGACGATTCGGCGAGCGATACGGTCGTCGATCTATAA
- a CDS encoding porin has protein sequence MKSKRAALWLALGGLVGLGSLNGASAADRFVADASYQGGMPTSQAEVVPVGHFDASCDESCDTFPEMECGCGELACDGGCGDMGCGDMGGGLFDDGGCGMFDCDLGDPFTLFGEACGYSVGGWVQMGYHNKALPLFNNRPDEYNLHQAWFYAEKAIDTSNGFDFGGRIDYVYGIDAQDTQAFGIDNGHWDTGWKHGEYGSALPQVYGEVGYGDLSVKFGHFFTIIGYEVVAAPDNFFYSHAYTMYNSEPFTHTGALATYNASDDLTVYGGYTLGWDSGFEDNGDSFLGGVSLAMSDDVTVTYATVAGRFADEPAGTTSQGYMHSIVTDIALTDQLQYVLQSDYMDAENGNGGNFKETYGLNNYLIYTVSDCLALGSRFEWYDADAGVFNGNVDVYALTLGANVKPHANVLIRPEIRWDWADGADVTGILENDQDDQTTFGIDTIFLF, from the coding sequence ATGAAATCGAAACGAGCTGCTTTGTGGTTGGCCCTCGGTGGCTTGGTTGGATTGGGAAGCCTCAATGGCGCTTCTGCTGCCGACCGATTCGTGGCCGACGCAAGTTACCAGGGCGGAATGCCAACCAGTCAGGCCGAAGTCGTTCCAGTCGGGCACTTTGATGCCAGCTGTGATGAATCCTGTGACACATTTCCTGAAATGGAATGTGGCTGCGGTGAGTTGGCCTGCGATGGTGGTTGCGGCGACATGGGCTGTGGCGACATGGGTGGCGGCCTGTTTGATGACGGCGGTTGCGGGATGTTTGATTGTGACCTCGGCGATCCGTTCACGCTCTTCGGTGAAGCTTGTGGCTACTCCGTCGGCGGTTGGGTTCAAATGGGCTACCACAACAAAGCATTGCCTTTGTTCAACAATCGTCCCGACGAATACAACCTGCATCAAGCTTGGTTCTACGCTGAGAAGGCCATCGACACCTCGAACGGTTTCGACTTCGGCGGACGCATCGATTACGTCTACGGCATCGACGCTCAGGACACACAGGCGTTCGGCATCGACAATGGCCACTGGGACACCGGTTGGAAGCATGGCGAGTACGGAAGTGCACTGCCACAAGTCTACGGTGAAGTTGGCTACGGCGACCTGTCGGTGAAGTTTGGTCACTTCTTCACGATCATTGGCTACGAAGTTGTTGCCGCTCCTGACAACTTCTTCTACAGCCACGCTTACACGATGTACAACAGCGAGCCCTTCACCCACACCGGTGCATTGGCGACCTACAACGCTAGCGATGACTTGACCGTTTACGGTGGTTACACCTTGGGTTGGGACAGCGGTTTCGAAGACAACGGCGACTCGTTCTTGGGCGGTGTCTCGTTAGCCATGAGTGACGACGTCACTGTGACCTACGCAACTGTCGCTGGACGTTTTGCGGATGAGCCAGCCGGCACCACGTCGCAGGGCTACATGCACTCGATCGTCACCGACATCGCGTTGACCGATCAACTGCAGTATGTCTTGCAGTCGGATTACATGGACGCAGAAAACGGCAATGGTGGCAACTTCAAAGAAACCTACGGCCTGAACAACTACCTGATCTACACGGTCAGCGATTGTTTGGCTTTGGGCAGTCGCTTCGAGTGGTATGACGCCGACGCGGGTGTCTTCAACGGCAACGTTGACGTCTACGCATTAACCTTGGGTGCCAACGTCAAACCGCACGCCAACGTCTTGATCCGTCCCGAAATTCGCTGGGACTGGGCAGACGGAGCCGACGTGACCGGCATCTTGGAAAACGACCAAGACGACCAAACCACATTCGGCATTGACACGATCTTCTTGTTCTAA
- the gatC gene encoding Asp-tRNA(Asn)/Glu-tRNA(Gln) amidotransferase subunit GatC, which produces MSSSGSSNGGSVDIQKLARLARLQLTEQEQTDFGPQITDILGFVEQLSELDTSGVEPMTSALDVENRFRDDVPDQSLSAEVATRTAPASQDGTFLVPPVLGNTSSKK; this is translated from the coding sequence ATGTCCAGTTCCGGCAGTAGCAACGGCGGCTCGGTCGACATCCAAAAATTGGCTCGACTGGCTCGCCTTCAGCTTACGGAGCAGGAGCAAACCGATTTCGGTCCGCAAATCACGGACATTCTCGGTTTCGTCGAACAATTGTCCGAACTCGACACTTCCGGTGTCGAGCCGATGACGAGTGCGCTCGACGTCGAGAATCGATTCCGCGACGACGTTCCTGACCAAAGCCTGTCAGCCGAAGTGGCGACACGCACGGCGCCCGCCTCTCAAGATGGCACGTTTCTGGTGCCGCCGGTCCTGGGAAACACTTCTTCCAAGAAGTGA